Within Vicia villosa cultivar HV-30 ecotype Madison, WI linkage group LG1, Vvil1.0, whole genome shotgun sequence, the genomic segment taCGTGAATAATATTTTGTGAGACTTATTATTATAAGACATATAAAAATCATTCAAATATGATTCATAATGAGATATAGAATTTTGAGAACCTTATCGTGGAGGATAAGGAATTTGAGATTCCTACAAATAAGAACCTAGTGAGGAAGGTTCTCCGCGGATTGTTGAAACGCAAACCGAAAGTTCGTCaatgattgttgaaaaacaaatcgaacttaaaataagcagaaagtcTGAAAGGCTGAGGATCTAGGACCGAACAAAATTGATTGTTGACATATTTCTTTTATCTAGTAGAAGAAAATAGTGAGAAATTTGTTCGTAATATTCCTATTACTCTTCAAGTGAAAGATAATCCTAAGAATTACAATGAAGAAGTAACTTCAATGAACTTCTCTTGGAAGGACGATATTCAAGATGAAATGGTTTCAACAATGTCAAACCATACTTGGTTGGAGACAAGTGAGTGTTTAGACGGAAGTATCATAAAGATGATACACTAAATAGCGTGTAAGCTTGTCAAATCCTTGCATTGATTAAAATAGTTACCAAAATAATGACATAAAAAGTTTGACTTTATCATTACAAAGTTCACAAATTAAAGGGGAGACACACAAGTTAGGGGGAGAATTTTcaatcttatcaaaacaagaattcaaagagtttgtcatcatcaaaaagggggagattgtgaagaatatatcttatatctagttttgctgaagacaaagattatcaaagaagaaaatgatcaaaagtgtcatgcatATCAATGATGAAGTcgatcaagaaggttgaacatagaaaTTCAAGTGAATATTTGAGACAAGAGAACttaactaaggtactcattgcaatttatactatactactttaaattgctcataattttatctctcacttcatctaaataGTGTGATATTCCattgtctctatgttgattacatgttgatcattaGCAACGAGATGAATGAagaatcttagaaacaaagaggtttctagcttccacactcaagatgaaaaatcttgaaatagtggacactcttttcaatcaaagtaaagcgaaagagtAGGGGTTTAAAACATATTGAGAAAACTTCCACAttgaagatgaaagatcttggactaatTGACACTCTTTTTGGGATCAAAGTAATacgaaaatagtgggggttatgcacttagtcaaatacactttgttgagaaaTTTTTTGATAAGTTTAAACCGACACGTTTCAAGAAAGTgattattcaatttgatcttgGTGTCTAAATAATGATGGAAGAGTTGTGGATAAATTAGAATATGCAAGTGAAATTGGTTGTCTAATGtaatgtactagacccgacatagcatttgcaattagtaaatgagtaaatttactagcaatccaaatggtgagcattggaaggccatcacaaggattttttatcacaaggattttgattatcttttaaaaatcaaagtctggacctccattatggtaggttttctgccatattagaaggatataccaatatgagttggatatcgagtgttggagatcatatatttacaactaagtggatatttacactagttgggggtgagatttcttggaagagcaagaaacaaagatgcatcactctcttgaccatggaACCATAGTATATGGATCTCGCTTCCACTGGTTAAGAATTTGAATGGTTGaaggaccttctgttggaagttccattggctaaagacaatgtttcaaaggtgttaacacaatgtgatagtcaagccgatttagcaagagaattcagataagtgtaGAATGAAAAGTCTGGGCACTAAGGCCTTAGACATTCTTtcatgagaaaattgattaaagatgtaatcatttcattcatatatatacaatcgatctataatttgaatgattcatttactaaactactggccagagatttagtaaagacaacctcgagaggtgtgaggttgaaactccttgaataagcGTTCtgacaatgatagcaacccaatatgaagttaatacatcttTACCTAatattcaatgggtaacaacaagtcgttgatttggaacttagtgcaacattttgtgacaatgttgactattacataattgagggttaatttttttttaaactcttaatgaagttatACATCGAGGAAgatatgtatctcaagaaatagatacaaactgaacttcacctatatgaattttGAGATGGTGCCATCTTAAAGTGAGAGTTAgggtttctctcatgaaaaattcatgaaaacaagaaaagcacatggccataaatagtggtaggcgagatatgtaggcaaagaacctttaaagagtgtgtgtatagtaacatcggtctgatcacatgggataatggttcaaagcatagctacctaatgttccgattaggctttgcgttgtctttactaaggttaagttcaaattgaaagatacctaactagattaacactcttttgctttctatattctggaattagacttgtcattattagaacaagtgggggattgttgtaaattattaacaataattaataatatgagtgtattaaaaaatgataagagaagtggatttgaaaaatggcaacacttcatgaagtgttgcagaatgaaaCCATGCAACTTTTGAAGTGTGTGGTGGTAGGCCAATCATTGTGACTTTTGGTAAAAGActttgtttcaccaagggtcgctaccttgtgaaacaataccaaTGTAGCCTATAAATAATTCATTTCGAATTCAAAAAATGACAACACAAAAACTCAAATACTCTAGAATAAATTTcagacactcttcgctacattcgagttttcatcTGTCTTGtgcaaactcgataaggctgaattatcctgggtattcctgcatagAAACTCTAAGACAATTTGAGAGTgattgaaatactataaggaaagtgttccgtatacgattctagcctcggtccattcggtttaaattaattttctaacactTACCACTTTGTAAATGGAATTATAGAGAGATATTGGACGAAACTGAGATATCACTTGTGGTTGAGCCACCTTTGGAATCAAGCATATATCAGTTTGATTAAAATTCATGACTACACTTGGGTTTCTCCAAATATTTTGCACCAGCTCAGACACTTTGTTCCCGATCGTACTCTACGACTTTTGGTAAACCATGGCTAGGAAGCCATATGGCCCTGGGCTTTCCAAAGGCTCATAGAAAACAAAGCTTCTTTTATTTTAGTAGCTTCCATATGACTATTTAACTTTTAATAATCTTTCGCATCTATCGCCGGATACTTAACGCTCATTTCCATCCACTTACACCAGGTGTTATGGCCTTCAAACATCTTCTAGTAATAGCCATTTACCATTGTTTTGAGCTCATTCTCATCATCTATCCAAATACCTTGGTCATTTTAAGCACAATTATTTTATTCATTCTCCTTCTACTGATGATCTTCATATGATAATATCTTATATTCCAATCACCATCCACCAACTATTTGGATCTGGATCTCTAATACCATATTAACTCTCCCTCTTTTAGAATATCACTCAACTCTTTTTGAAGCTTATTTTCCAAGGATATCATACCTGACTGAAACTTTCCATTATGGATTCTATTCAAAACTCCTTTCAATCTCATCATAAGTTCTTTTTTTTGAACAACATGATCGAAAGTTATGAATTTCTAATCCTTTATGTCGTTCCTgacttttgaaagattttcctcCAAACAAATGTCTTCTTTCCATAAAACCCTTATCATATCATGGTAGGTGCCATTGAGAAGCCAATCACTTTCAAACATGAATTGTCTCTGCCCACCATAATTATGCTGACTGTCTAACATGACAAGTAATGGATGATGATTTGAGAAGTTAACTCTAGTTAAGACCTTCACATGGGCATCTGGGAACTTCATACGACAATCCTCATTGCAAAGGGCTCTATCGAGTTTCTCATAGATTCTTTGCCCACTATGGTAAATTGACCCTCTCCAAGTGAATTTTGGGCCAGTTGTCCCTATGTCCATTAGGTTAAAATTAGTAATACAATCTATGAAAATATTACATTTCCTATTTGACATTGAGGCTCCTCCTTTCTTTTCTGTTACGCTTGCAATGTCATTGAAATCACCCGCAATCATCCACGAATTAGACATCGTCTCTGAAATATTTTCCAAGTCTTCCTAAAAAGCTTTCCTCATATCTTCATTAGGGTTCGCATAGATGGTTGTGAGCATCTAGTTTCTCCTATTTGGAACTCTAACTTTAATATGAATAAACTAAGCACTTTGGAAAATCATGTCAATGTTGAGATAGATGCTACTCCAGACtgttacgaccggctttaaattttaagtttttaaacttaaactacagagtcgccacctatatttATTCTATCCTAAGGATAAAGGGTAAATATGGGAAAAAAACCTAAACAGAGATGATTCTAGATAAGTCGAGAAATtagggtcgagggaaggtgttaggcaccctcaacccttccttaaggtttatAGGGTAACAATATTAAGGTAATGTTTATAAAAAAGGTTTACAACGCAGAAATATGATACAGTTATAgcaaatatataaacctaatttggTTTTGGggaaaggggactcgccttgttgccaagtgcctacgtacatccttatggaggatcagagtctatgtAGTTCGGTTGTGTTGGCGGCCGTTcttggagaagaagatgaataggtcTAGTTGACTTAGTCAATTATTCCTAAATGTTAATTAatgttaattaataaattaatctaaaacctattgatcagtgcattttgatgcacgttcttccatgtttgtactcaagcatttcttccatttgttttaattatttttatgttttaatatgtttttataatttattttatttttagctttatttaattttcgcactttatttttcagctttaggaGTCTGCaaggaaacgatcataactagagttccgggagtccgattgaggcgttctaataatcgccagaaagctaagagagagagctacgactttcatgttggagtcaaagtcagattcggagcctaTAATTCCCAGTTTTgtgtttgaagctgcagcactttATATTTTCAGTTTCGGGTCGCTAGTTGTGGGTCGAGTTTTGtaattcgacccagttgggtcataaacattTTTTTGCTTATTtctaataggtctagcagccaCGAAACATTGTTCACTATTCACTATTCACGTTTTTATTATTCACGAATTTATGAGGCAAGCTTGTACGAAttccatggagaactaattcctttgagacaatttgttgtattcaggttccgtccttgaggttattataattataattcagttctattcatttcaatattaatctatgtctcttgtttgcttaattcgatttgcatagactatattgatttaattcgaatggttgtatgatcctaactatagtcacgttatcgtttgcttaattcgttatcgtgtccgtttaattcatgtttgcttaattcatgaaacttaatcccgtttgcttaattcggataataggaacatacaacttatactatcaattgcgtttgtcaatggatattatgatcgaataggaatagataatccgcttaggaggttgggattacaataatcaatgatagataggaaccgaatcagcaaattgtcgtttcagcttattttataatcacttattttaatcacttatttgctCTATTGTTTACAAATCAATCTAAAAACATAAACCCCTAATTCAATTTATTGTTGGTTAGTaataatcaagaatccttgtgagaacgatattcgagttgtcgttactgCTAAACTactattttacaaaatactcgattttgatccgcgcgcgacagcggatcaaattggcgccgttgccggggaatcttgtttttattaactaatattaggCATAGTATTGTTGCTAGGTTTTTTTTGTGTTGTGcttgttgattttcagggttgcaattctGGTTGCTGTACAGTGATGAGTTTTTCAGCCTATCAGGTAAGTTTGAAAGCTACTGTTTCGAATCGTTCCGAATTTTTTCCACAAAGTCAGAAATAAATTGGCGAACAGtactcctttagaatagaattctaaaagaatttgaccctcaaaatcgcaaattagttgtttttctattttttatgaattatttactgttttcatagtgtcaaaaaattcccaaaaaaattctcaaaatttttatttgtcttcattagattaaatttcgtgcttttgtattttttgaatttattttaatcatatttgttttTTCGTGTCAAATAAAAATGGGAGACTCATTGGATCAGTTGgcttatcttattaatttgatgGAAGCAAGAGAACATCAATCGTGCTATCAAATTCATATTCCACTTGCGATTTGcaatatttgttcttcaaattttcatggtAATGATGCATGTCCTATGTTGTTAGATACTAATTTTTATGGTGAGGCCCAAATGGTAGGTGATCTTCAAGGACAATACTCATATATTGAAGAGCAGCCTATTTGGccatatcaacaatttcaacaaaatgcatcattgaaagctgacacACAATTATATTTGGAAGAAATTATTAAGCAAATGGATGAAAATAATAAGCAAATGATTgaaaataatttgcaatttcaacaacatatgcaatCTATGTTTCCAGTTAAAAAAGTCCAAGGTGAACAAATAATCTCAAGCGTCCATCAAATTCAAGAGAACGTGATGTTTCATGATGATGTACAACCTGTTGCATCATTAGAGTTAACACAGTGTGATACCAGTCTTGATGAATTTTCAGGTGAGCCCATTAAAACAGTGTTTGTTTCATATGATGAACTCATAGTAAGAAGAAAAAATTCAAGtgaatgcatgaaagagattatgcCACAAAATTTCTTGAAACTTGATTTGGATGAATTATATACTTCTCTTGAAGTAGATAACTCTCTTGAAATTTTTGCTTGTGAATGTGGTGTTTGTAATTTTTGTCTTGAGATTAGTGCAGCCATTTTAGGTGAAGATGGTTTGATGCCAACAACCACTTGTGCAGAAATTCTAGCAAATTCAACAACTCTTGAATTTGACACAAAAAATGTGGATTTTTTCCATATAGCGGAATTTTATTGGGTGGAAATTCTAATTAAGCCAAACAACTTGGAGTTATCTTTCACC encodes:
- the LOC131597117 gene encoding uncharacterized protein LOC131597117, with product MSNSWMIAGDFNDIASVTEKKGGASMSNRKCNIFIDCITNFNLMDIGTTGPKFTWRGSIYHSGQRIYEKLDRALCNEDCRMKFPDAHVKVLTRVNFSNHHPLLVMLDSQHNYGGQRQFMFESDWLLNGTYHDMIRVLWKEDICLEENLSKVRNDIKD